The Hemibagrus wyckioides isolate EC202008001 linkage group LG15, SWU_Hwy_1.0, whole genome shotgun sequence genome window below encodes:
- the LOC131366045 gene encoding histone H2B type 1-A-like, which translates to MKTPHNGAALKKQKRASRKARRPTKAYCNYIYKLNKASPAVKDTVAVPGWLRAELCTRVGTEAARLAKFNRRGTITQREVCSAVRALRKGTRKTTANAH; encoded by the exons ATGAAAACCCCGCACAATGGAGCAGCTCTGAAGAAGCAGAAGCGTGCGAGCAGAAAAGCCCGGAGACCCACCAAGGCGTACTGCAACTATATTTACAAGCTCAATAAG GCGAGTCCGGCTGTTAAAGACACTGTTGCGGTACCCGGATGGCTGCGCGCAGAGCTGTGCACGCGCGTCGGTACGGAAGCCGCGCGCCTTGCCAAGTTCAACAGGCGCGGCACGATCACGCAGCGCGAGGTGTGCTCTGCTGTGCGCGCGCTGAGGAAGGGCACGCGGAAGACAACGGCGAACGCGCACTGA
- the LOC131366044 gene encoding AP-1 complex subunit sigma-2 isoform X3, protein MQFMLLFSRQGKLRLQKWYIPLSDKEKKKITRELVQTVLARKPKMCSFLEWRDLKIVYKRYASLYFCCAIEDQDNELITLEIIHRYVELLDKYFGSVCELDIIFNFEKAYFILDEFLLGGEAQETSKKNVLKAIEQADLLQEEAETPRSVLEEIGLT, encoded by the exons ATGCAGTTCATGCTGCTCTTCAGCAGGCAAGGCAAGCTTCGCCTGCAGAAATGGTACATTCCACTTTCCgacaaggagaagaagaagatcacaCGTGAGCTGGTACAGACCGTCCTGGCACGAAAACCCAAGATGTGTAGCTTCCTGGAGTGGAGAGACCTCAAGATTGTTTACAAAAG ATACGCTAGTTTGTATTTCTGCTGTGCTATCGAGGACCAGGACAACGAGCTGATCACCCTGGAGATCATCCATCGTTACGTAGAGCTGCTGGATAAGTACTTTGGCAGT GTGTGCGAGCTGGACATTATCTTCAACTTCGAGAAGGCGTACTTCATCCTAGACGAGTTCCTTTTGGGAGGAGAAGCTCAGGAGACATCCAAGAAGAACGTCCTCAAGGCTATTGAACAGGCTGACCTGCTGCAGGAG
- the LOC131366044 gene encoding AP-1 complex subunit sigma-2 isoform X5 — translation MQFMLLFSRQGKLRLQKWYIPLSDKEKKKITRELVQTVLARKPKMCSFLEWRDLKIVYKRYASLYFCCAIEDQDNELITLEIIHRYVELLDKYFGSVCELDIIFNFEKAYFILDEFLLGGEAQETSKKNVLKAIEQADLLQEPRHEYFNVPVY, via the exons ATGCAGTTCATGCTGCTCTTCAGCAGGCAAGGCAAGCTTCGCCTGCAGAAATGGTACATTCCACTTTCCgacaaggagaagaagaagatcacaCGTGAGCTGGTACAGACCGTCCTGGCACGAAAACCCAAGATGTGTAGCTTCCTGGAGTGGAGAGACCTCAAGATTGTTTACAAAAG ATACGCTAGTTTGTATTTCTGCTGTGCTATCGAGGACCAGGACAACGAGCTGATCACCCTGGAGATCATCCATCGTTACGTAGAGCTGCTGGATAAGTACTTTGGCAGT GTGTGCGAGCTGGACATTATCTTCAACTTCGAGAAGGCGTACTTCATCCTAGACGAGTTCCTTTTGGGAGGAGAAGCTCAGGAGACATCCAAGAAGAACGTCCTCAAGGCTATTGAACAGGCTGACCTGCTGCAGGAG
- the LOC131366044 gene encoding AP-1 complex subunit sigma-2 isoform X2: MQFMLLFSRQGKLRLQKWYIPLSDKEKKKITRELVQTVLARKPKMCSFLEWRDLKIVYKRYASLYFCCAIEDQDNELITLEIIHRYVELLDKYFGSVCELDIIFNFEKAYFILDEFLLGGEAQETSKKNVLKAIEQADLLQESQTDDWGGLANDEIL, translated from the exons ATGCAGTTCATGCTGCTCTTCAGCAGGCAAGGCAAGCTTCGCCTGCAGAAATGGTACATTCCACTTTCCgacaaggagaagaagaagatcacaCGTGAGCTGGTACAGACCGTCCTGGCACGAAAACCCAAGATGTGTAGCTTCCTGGAGTGGAGAGACCTCAAGATTGTTTACAAAAG ATACGCTAGTTTGTATTTCTGCTGTGCTATCGAGGACCAGGACAACGAGCTGATCACCCTGGAGATCATCCATCGTTACGTAGAGCTGCTGGATAAGTACTTTGGCAGT GTGTGCGAGCTGGACATTATCTTCAACTTCGAGAAGGCGTACTTCATCCTAGACGAGTTCCTTTTGGGAGGAGAAGCTCAGGAGACATCCAAGAAGAACGTCCTCAAGGCTATTGAACAGGCTGACCTGCTGCAGGAG
- the LOC131366044 gene encoding AP-1 complex subunit sigma-2 isoform X4, whose product MQFMLLFSRQGKLRLQKWYIPLSDKEKKKITRELVQTVLARKPKMCSFLEWRDLKIVYKRYASLYFCCAIEDQDNELITLEIIHRYVELLDKYFGSVCELDIIFNFEKAYFILDEFLLGGEAQETSKKNVLKAIEQADLLQENLDFQIRFLPAQT is encoded by the exons ATGCAGTTCATGCTGCTCTTCAGCAGGCAAGGCAAGCTTCGCCTGCAGAAATGGTACATTCCACTTTCCgacaaggagaagaagaagatcacaCGTGAGCTGGTACAGACCGTCCTGGCACGAAAACCCAAGATGTGTAGCTTCCTGGAGTGGAGAGACCTCAAGATTGTTTACAAAAG ATACGCTAGTTTGTATTTCTGCTGTGCTATCGAGGACCAGGACAACGAGCTGATCACCCTGGAGATCATCCATCGTTACGTAGAGCTGCTGGATAAGTACTTTGGCAGT GTGTGCGAGCTGGACATTATCTTCAACTTCGAGAAGGCGTACTTCATCCTAGACGAGTTCCTTTTGGGAGGAGAAGCTCAGGAGACATCCAAGAAGAACGTCCTCAAGGCTATTGAACAGGCTGACCTGCTGCAGGAG